The DNA region CTATTAGGTCTTTTACCGAAAATTCTATTTCAAAAACAGCAACTGCTTTGAATTTAATTTTCGTTGTAACGCTAAAAGGATTTGGTGAGGCAACAATTTCTTTTACGACAGTAACCGAATCTGGGGTAGAGCCGCTTTTTTCTTGCTGTTGTGCTACAACCGCTGAAGAAAATGAAACCAATAAAATAAATAAGAGTAGTTTTTTTACCATAAGCTATTTAAAGTTTTTCCCATAATTTAGTGTAATGTTTAGGATTAAAATCCTAAATCTCTTTCAATATTTTCCATTTCTACTATATCCCTAGCTTCAACTAGTGTAGGTACAGCAATTATTTCGTCGGGGAAGTTGTCTGCCTCAATCTCATTTAAAATAATAACAAAAGACATGCCATTATTTCTATGCTGTTCTACAATTGGCAAAAATAATAAGATATTTTCTATATCTACCCCTTTAGTCATAGAAAAATCAAGAATAATATTCTCGTTTTTAAAATTAATATATTTTTTTGAGAAATCCGAAAAAAAATCATCAAATGATAATTTTTCATTTCTGAAAACAGTTGCTAAATCCGTTTTTTCTATACTCATTTTTTTATTTGTTGTGCTAATAAATAGATAACTGCCATTCTAATGGCTACTCCGTTTTCTACCTGATTTAAAATAATGGACTGATTTGAGTCCGCAACATCACTCGTAATTTCAACACCTCTATTTATCGGACCTGGGTGCATTATCACAATTTTCTTGCCAAGGCTGTTCAATAGTTCTTTGTTAATACCAAAAAGCTGTGTATACTCTCTAATTGATGGAAAATAATTAATATCCATCCGTTCGTGCTGTACACGCAAAACATTAGCAACATCGCACCAAGCCAACGCTTTTTTCAGATTGGTTTCAACTTCTACGCCTAAACTTGTAATGTGTTTTGGAATTAATGTTGTTGGACCACAAACTTTAACTTTTGCACCTTGTAGTTGTAAAGCGAAAATATTTGACAACGCAACTCTTGAGT from Aureibaculum sp. 2308TA14-22 includes:
- a CDS encoding T9SS type A sorting domain-containing protein; this translates as MVKKLLLFILLVSFSSAVVAQQQEKSGSTPDSVTVVKEIVASPNPFSVTTKIKFKAVAVFEIEFSVKDLIGNVVYSQKYTTKVGANSIPFYRDKLDSGIYIYSIKTNTEIKSKRIVIK
- a CDS encoding ribonuclease Z, translating into MSIEKTDLATVFRNEKLSFDDFFSDFSKKYINFKNENIILDFSMTKGVDIENILLFLPIVEQHRNNGMSFVIILNEIEADNFPDEIIAVPTLVEARDIVEMENIERDLGF